TCAACAAACCCGATTTCCCCATCATCGACCACTACACCTACGTCATCTTAGGCGACGGTTGCAACATGGAAGGTGTTTCTGGCGAAGCTTGTTCTTTAGCCGGACACTTGGGACTGGGTAAGCTAATTGCTCTATATGACGACAACCACATTTCGATTGACGGTTCCACCGACCTAGCGTTTACAGAAGATGTTGGTAAACGGTTTGAGGCTTATAATTGGCACGTCCAGGTAGTAGAAGACGGTAACACAGATCTAGATGGCATTCAAAAAGCCATAGAAGCAGCAAAAGCCGTCACTGATAAGCCTTCTCTGATTAAAGTGCGGACAACCATTGGTTACGGATCGCCCAAGAAAGCCGATACTCGCCACGCTCACGGCGAAGCTTTAGGCGAAGATGAAGTTAAAGCCACCCGCGAACATTTAGGTTGGAATCACCCGCCGTTTGAAGTACCAGAAGATGCACTCAACCACTGGCGTAAAGCGATCGATCGCGGTGCAAAACTCGAACAAGAGTGGAACCAAATGTTCGAGCGCTACAAACAGCAATATGCTGACGAAGCTCGCACCCTAGAACGGATGCACGAAGCCGAACTGCCCCCAAACTGGGATTCAGTTCTGCCCACCTACAAGCCAGAAGATAAAGCGATCGCTACCCGCGTTCACTCCGGTAATTGCTTGAATGCGATCGCGGAAGTGCTGCCAGAATTGATTGGTGGTTCTGCTGACCTGGCTCCTTCTAACAATACCCTACTCAAGAATTCGGGCGACTTCCAAAAAGGACAATACCAAAATCGCTACATCCGCTTTGGCGTGCGCGAACACGGTATGGGTTCTATTTGTAACGGTCTTGCCCTAGATGGATCGGGGCTAATTCCCTACTGCGCTACATTCCTAGTTTTCACAGACTACATGCGGGCGGCGATTCGGCTTTCGGCACTGTCGGAAGCAGGCGTAATCTACGTCATGACTCACGACTCGATCGCGCTAGGTGAAGATGGTCCCACCCACCAACCAGTGGAACACATGGCAGCTTTGCGAGTCATCCCCGATCTGTACGTGCTTCGTCCGGCTGACGGTAACGAAACTTCGGGAGCTTACAAAGTCGCGATCGAAGCAGCTAAAGGCAAGCGATCGGGCAACAAAGTACGTCCTTCCGTACTCGCCTTAACTCGCCAAGCCTTACCCAACCTCGCTGGTAGCTCGATTGAAGGCGTAACCAAAGGCGCTTACATCATATCCGACAGCGAAGGTACACCCGACATCATCTTAATCGGCACGGGTAGCGAAACTCAACTTTGCGTCAAAGCAGCCGAGCAATTGCGCGGTGAAGGCAAAAAAGTGCGGGTCGTTTCCATGCCTTGCTGGGAAATTTTTGAAGAACAGACTCCAGAATACAAAGAATCCGTGCTACCCAAAGCCGTGAAAAAGCGGGTTTCCGTAGAAGCAGCCGTGACTTTTGGCTGGTGTCGTTATGTTGGTTCCGAAGGAATTGCGATCGGCATCGACCAATACGGTTCTTCGGCTCCTGGCAATGTTTGCATGGAAAAATTTGGCTTCACCGTCGATAACGTATTGGCAAAAGCTAAATCTTTGTTGGGCTAAATACCTATTAGAAGGGCGCACGTCTGTGCGCCCCTACTGTTTACTTATGGTCTGGGGTTTTCGCGAAAACCCCTTTTTTCTGCAATTAAACGCAGATGAACGCACGTAGAAGAAATGGCGATCGCCACCAAAGATCTCTTGAGCGATCTTCTTCGCGCCTAACGCTTCGCTTCGCCTGCGGCTGGTGCGTCTTTGCGCGACAAAAATCAGTCCCCAGCCTCCTCACGCACGATCGCCAACCCCAACTCTTTATAAGCAGCCAACACCCGATCCGATACAGTCGGCGCAGTCACCAGATAAGTCAAAGCGTGAATTGATTCAACTACATAGGATGCAGCCGTATCTAATTTCGCAGCTGTCGCCAATCCTACCACCTCCGCCGCCCTTGCAATCATCGCTCGTTTGACGTACGCCTCATTTAAATTCGTCACGCTAATTCCAATTTCTGGATGCAAACTACACACCCCCAACATGCACAAATCGGCACGAATCATCCGTAACGCCTCAACAGTAGCCGCACCAACATTAACTATGGCTTTTTTATAAAGCTGTCCGCCCAACATCACGACTTCAATATAGGGATGATCTGCCAACGCAACAGCGATTGGCGGGCTATTCGTGACGACAGTTGCTTGTAAATCTAGCGGTAAATGACAAGCTACCTGAAGCGTCGTCGTACCCCCATCCAAAATTACCACCTGCCCCGCACAAACTAATTTTGCCGCAGCACGGGCGATCGCCTCTTTTTCTTTCGGTGCTTGTTTTTGGCGATCGGCGTAACTCGCGATCGCGGGTGAAGCCAAAAGCGCCCCACCATGTACCCGTTGCAACAAACCCGACTCTGCCAATTCCCGCAAATCTCGACGAATCGTATCCTCAGAAACATTCAACGCCGTACTGAGTTCCGATGACAGCACCTTTTTATCGCGGCGCAGAATATCTAAGATGTATTGCCGTCTCTCTGCGGTTAGCATAGTCGCTCTGCCTGAAATTGCGTTTTCGATCTTGAAATTGCACCCTTATAAGTATAAACTCATAAACATGCAGGTTTTTGCATGTTAGTCAGTGCTTATAACTGAATTCAAGCATAATTCAAGCATACTTATGCACGTTTGAGTGTATCGTGCTTGACAGCGCTTTTGTAGCCACGAGCGATTGACTCGATCCCCACAGACTGCTTTGCTGTTTGTAGCGATCGAATTGCAATCCTGCTGACAACCTTCTCGTGCGATTGACCCGTCCGTAATAGTTCCTCACTAAAATATTAGCCATGACTATCACCGCTACTAAATTCCCTATCGATCTCGGTGCATACAAACCTCTGAAACTCGATCCAAGCAACCCCGTCCTCACAAACGAACAGCGAGAAACTTTAAAAGCAAATATTCAACTTTGTCGCGATGCGATCGTTTTATTTACGGCAACTGGAGCTGCGAAAGGAGTTGGCGGACATACAGGTGGACCCTACGACACCGTACCAGAAGTCATGATTCTCGATGCCTTCTTTCGGGGAGCGCCGGATAAATTCGTGCCAATTTTCTTTGATGAAGCGGGACACCGAGTCGGCACTCAATATTTAATGGCAGCTTTACGCGGTGAATTACCAGCCGAACAACTGCTGAAATATCGCGAAGCAAATTCTAAACTACCAGGACACCCCGAACTAGGATTAACTCCTGGCGTGCAGTTTAGTTCGGGACGGCTGGGACATATGTGGCCCTATGTTAACGGTGTGGCAATGGCAAATCCTGGCAAAGCAGTATTTTGCTTGGGTTCGGACGGTTCGCAGCAAGAAGGCAATGACGCGGAAGCAGCACGGTTAGCGATCGCCCAACACCTCAACGTGAAGCTAATTATCGACGATAATGATGTAACAATCGCCGGACATCCTTCTAAATATTTGCCTGGTTTTAGCGTTGCCAAAACCCTACAAGGTCATGGGTTGAAAGTACTTGAGGGAGATGGTGAAGATATTGATGATTTGTACCGTCGTCTGTGCGAAGCTGTAACTACACCAGGTGCGATCGCGGTGATTAACAAGCGTCCCATGTGTCCCGGAATTGAAGGCTTAGAAGGCTCTACCCACGGTCATGACGTGATTTCGGTAGACTTGGCGCTGAAATATCTCGAATCTCGCGGACAAGCGGCGGCTGTCGAACATATCAAGAGCATCCAAAAACCCAAAGATAGTTACACTTTCCTCGGTTCTGGAGACAAATTAGGCGCTAACCGCAACGTATTTGGCGAAGCAATGGTAGAAGTTCTCGGTCGGATGAGCGAGACGGAACGCAAGGAAAAAGTCATGGTCATTGATAGCGACCTAGAAGGTTCCTGCGGTCTGAAGAAGATTCACGATGCTTACCCCGAAATCTTCATTCCTTCTGGGATTATGGAGCGCGGTAACTTTTCGGCTGCGGCTGGATTTGGCATGGAAAAAGGCAAGCAAGGAGTTTTTGCCACATTCAGCGCCTTCCTAGAAATGTGCATTTCTGAAATTACGATGGCGCGGCTGAATTATTCCAACGTTCTGTGCCATTTTTCCCATGCGGGTGTTGATGACATGGCAGATAATACTTGTCATTTTGGCATCAACAATATGTTTGCCGATAATGGCTTGGATGACGGTCACGAAACACGGCTGTATTTCCCCGCCGATGCCAATCAGATGAAAGCTTGCGTGAATGCTGTATTTAGCGATCCTGGTTTGCGTTTCATCTTCTCTACACGTTCCAAAGTACCAAACATTCTCGACGGTAACGGTAACGACTTATTTGGCAGCAACTACAAATTCGTCCCTGGTAAAGATGAAGTCGTGCGGGAAGGAACTGCGGGTTACATCGTCAGCTTTGGTGATGCCTTGTACCGCTCCCTCGATGCTGTAGAGCGTCTGAAGCAGGAAGGAATAGATGTGGGTTTAATTAATAAAGCCACGCTGAATGTTGTCGATGAGGAGACGATGGCAAAAATCGGCAAAACTTCCTTTGTAGTGGTTGCGGAAGCCTTTAACCGTCGCACTGGCTTGGGTAGTCGTTTCGGTTCTTGGTTATTAGAGCGCGGCTATACTCCTAAATACGCTCACCTCGGTACTTATCATGAAGGTTGTGGCGGTTTGTGGGAACAATACCCACATCAGGGAATTGACCCAGCAGGAATTATGAATAAAGTCAAGGAATTGGCGAAATAATCTTATCCTTGCACTAATCAATCGCTCTTAGCCCCCTCACGCTCTTAGCCCCCCTTTTTAAGGGGGGTTGGGGGGATCTTCTCCGCCGTAGTCATCAAGCATCGATCCGATCCAAATCAATTCAATCATGAGTTTTTGATGCGATCGCAAAACCAATAAAAAATAGTATCTACCACAGAAATACCGATAGAATCAAATATTTTAACTTTTAACTTTTGACTTGCTAGTATGACAACTGATTTCTATAAATACCATGCTTTGGGAAACGATTATATTGTTATCGACCCAAATATAGTTAACTTTAACTTAAGTGAAAAAGCAATTCAATTAATTTGCGATCGCAATTTTGGTATTGGTTCAGATGGGATATTATATGGACCTATTTTTACAGGGGATAAGATAGAACTGAGAATTTTTAACCCTGATGGTAGTGAAGCTGAAAAAAGTGGTAATGGAATTCGGATTTTTTCGAGATATTTAGTTGATGCTGGATACATCAAGACAAAAACATTTCAATTAACAACTTTAGGCGGTGAGGTTGCTGTCGAAGTTTTAAACCCAGAAGCAACGCTGTTTAAAGTGGATATGGGAACTGTTACTTTTGAAAGTGAATTGATTCCGGTGACTGGTTCGCCTCGCCAAACAGTTGCGATCGATTTACCTGTAAACGATTTAACTTTGAAAGCCACTTGTTTATCTATTGGTAATCCTCACTGCGTTATCCCAGGATCGGAAGTTTCTCAGGAGCTTGCTGTATCTTTAGGGGCAAAAATTGAAAATCATCCGCTATTTCCTAAACGCATAAACGTGCAGTTTTTGCAAGTACTCGATCGCCAAAATATTCAAATAGAAATTTGGGAACGAGGCGCTGGTTATACTTTGGCTTCTGGTAGTAGTAGCTGTGCGGCTGCGAGTGCTGCTTATAAATTAGGTTTGGTTGACGATCGGGTTAAAGTACACATGCCAGGAGGAGAAATTGATATTGAGATAGTAGGCGATCGCGTTTTTATGACTGGTGGTGTGTCGGCTGTGGCTCAGGGTGAATTTGCGAAGGATTTTTTGAGCTGCCTGAATCTTCTCATCGATTGAGTGGCAACGCGACGACAAATCGAGGTGAAGTTGTATCTCTTTGTAGACCATGAAATTCTTGATTTGTAATCAGGGTGAGTGAAGTCGCGTTTGAATCTAAGCGAGTGGCGAAGGTCAAGTCACCGTTAAATGTACTGTAGGAAGCCACTTCTACTCTGGGATTGTCGATCGCGGGAATAACATCGTATTGATTGCCCAAATTGTCAATCAGAATCAAATTTTGAGGATTCGTGTTGAGTTTAATTGTTTTAGGCGATCGATTGACGACAGCTACATTCACAATGATGCGATCGGCTGCAAAGCGAACTCCCATCACTTGTAATACTGTTCCATTGGGATGTTGAACTTTTAAGCCCTGCTCCGAGTAGGACAGAGCCGCCCGTTCGGTTCTCACCGGAGCAGTTGCTGACGCAGTGCTAATTCGATTCGTCCGAATTGAATGGGTGTTAGAGGAGCTAACGTTGGGCGACCTGACGTGCAGCCGCGCCCCATTTCGTAATCGAATGTCAAAATTACCCGTAGGAGGCTGAATTTTGCGTCCGTGAATGGTGTAGGACGGCGGAGTCACCCATCCAGCATTTGCAGAACGTCTCGGTTGAGATGGCGCAGTTTGCCCACGAGTAACGGTCTGTTTGATGGGAATTTGCAGGGTCAGGAGCGGATACTGAGTTGTCGGATCGGTCTTTAACCCCCTGCGACTATTCGTGACTAACATGAGGGAGGTTGCTTGAGGTGCAAGTCCACCCCGAAAGGTCAGCCAACCTTGCGAGGTTTTACCAGGATTCATCGCTAAATATCGATTTGTTTCTGGGGGTTCCATAAAGTATCGATTGCCCAAATTATCGATTAAAACCATCCCTTTAGTGCTATTGAGTTGAATTTTACGGGAGCTACGATTG
This window of the Chroococcidiopsis thermalis PCC 7203 genome carries:
- a CDS encoding transketolase C-terminal domain-containing protein yields the protein MTITATKFPIDLGAYKPLKLDPSNPVLTNEQRETLKANIQLCRDAIVLFTATGAAKGVGGHTGGPYDTVPEVMILDAFFRGAPDKFVPIFFDEAGHRVGTQYLMAALRGELPAEQLLKYREANSKLPGHPELGLTPGVQFSSGRLGHMWPYVNGVAMANPGKAVFCLGSDGSQQEGNDAEAARLAIAQHLNVKLIIDDNDVTIAGHPSKYLPGFSVAKTLQGHGLKVLEGDGEDIDDLYRRLCEAVTTPGAIAVINKRPMCPGIEGLEGSTHGHDVISVDLALKYLESRGQAAAVEHIKSIQKPKDSYTFLGSGDKLGANRNVFGEAMVEVLGRMSETERKEKVMVIDSDLEGSCGLKKIHDAYPEIFIPSGIMERGNFSAAAGFGMEKGKQGVFATFSAFLEMCISEITMARLNYSNVLCHFSHAGVDDMADNTCHFGINNMFADNGLDDGHETRLYFPADANQMKACVNAVFSDPGLRFIFSTRSKVPNILDGNGNDLFGSNYKFVPGKDEVVREGTAGYIVSFGDALYRSLDAVERLKQEGIDVGLINKATLNVVDEETMAKIGKTSFVVVAEAFNRRTGLGSRFGSWLLERGYTPKYAHLGTYHEGCGGLWEQYPHQGIDPAGIMNKVKELAK
- the tkt gene encoding transketolase: MAVATQSLEELCINSIRFLAIDAVEKAKSGHPGLPMGAAPMAFVLWDRFMRFNPKNPAWLNRDRFLLSAGHGSMLLYALLYLTGYEDLTLDDLKQFRQWESKTPGHPENFMNPGVEITTGPLGQGIANGVGIAMAEAHLAATFNKPDFPIIDHYTYVILGDGCNMEGVSGEACSLAGHLGLGKLIALYDDNHISIDGSTDLAFTEDVGKRFEAYNWHVQVVEDGNTDLDGIQKAIEAAKAVTDKPSLIKVRTTIGYGSPKKADTRHAHGEALGEDEVKATREHLGWNHPPFEVPEDALNHWRKAIDRGAKLEQEWNQMFERYKQQYADEARTLERMHEAELPPNWDSVLPTYKPEDKAIATRVHSGNCLNAIAEVLPELIGGSADLAPSNNTLLKNSGDFQKGQYQNRYIRFGVREHGMGSICNGLALDGSGLIPYCATFLVFTDYMRAAIRLSALSEAGVIYVMTHDSIALGEDGPTHQPVEHMAALRVIPDLYVLRPADGNETSGAYKVAIEAAKGKRSGNKVRPSVLALTRQALPNLAGSSIEGVTKGAYIISDSEGTPDIILIGTGSETQLCVKAAEQLRGEGKKVRVVSMPCWEIFEEQTPEYKESVLPKAVKKRVSVEAAVTFGWCRYVGSEGIAIGIDQYGSSAPGNVCMEKFGFTVDNVLAKAKSLLG
- a CDS encoding DeoR/GlpR family DNA-binding transcription regulator codes for the protein MLTAERRQYILDILRRDKKVLSSELSTALNVSEDTIRRDLRELAESGLLQRVHGGALLASPAIASYADRQKQAPKEKEAIARAAAKLVCAGQVVILDGGTTTLQVACHLPLDLQATVVTNSPPIAVALADHPYIEVVMLGGQLYKKAIVNVGAATVEALRMIRADLCMLGVCSLHPEIGISVTNLNEAYVKRAMIARAAEVVGLATAAKLDTAASYVVESIHALTYLVTAPTVSDRVLAAYKELGLAIVREEAGD
- the dapF gene encoding diaminopimelate epimerase, whose amino-acid sequence is MTTDFYKYHALGNDYIVIDPNIVNFNLSEKAIQLICDRNFGIGSDGILYGPIFTGDKIELRIFNPDGSEAEKSGNGIRIFSRYLVDAGYIKTKTFQLTTLGGEVAVEVLNPEATLFKVDMGTVTFESELIPVTGSPRQTVAIDLPVNDLTLKATCLSIGNPHCVIPGSEVSQELAVSLGAKIENHPLFPKRINVQFLQVLDRQNIQIEIWERGAGYTLASGSSSCAAASAAYKLGLVDDRVKVHMPGGEIDIEIVGDRVFMTGGVSAVAQGEFAKDFLSCLNLLID